A region of Homo sapiens chromosome X, GRCh38.p14 Primary Assembly DNA encodes the following proteins:
- the HDAC6 gene encoding protein deacetylase HDAC6 isoform b (isoform b is encoded by transcript variant 4), which yields MTSTGQDSTTTRQRRSRQNPQSPPQDSSVTSKRNIKKGAVPRSIPNLAEVKKKGKMKKLGQAMEEDLIVGLQGMDLNLEAEALAGTGLVLDEQLNEFHCLWDDSFPEGPERLHAIKEQLIQEGLLDRCVSFQARFAEKEELMLVHSLEYIDLMETTQYMNEGELRVLADTYDSVYLHPNSYSCACLASGSVLRLVDAVLGAEIRNGMAIIRPPGHHAQHSLMDGYCMFNHVAVAARYAQQKHRIRRVLIVDWDVHHGQGTQFTFDQDPSVLYFSIHRYEQGRFWPHLKASNWSTTGFGQGQGYTINVPWNQVGMRDADYIAAFLHVLLPVALEFQPQLVLVAAGFDALQGDPKGEMAATPAGFAQLTHLLMGLAGGKLILSLEGGYNLRALAEGVSASLHTLLGDPCPMLESPGAPCRSAQASVSCALEALEPFWEVLVRSTETVERDNMEEDNVEESEEEGPWEPPVLPILTWPVLQSRTGLVYDQNMMNHCNLWDSHHPEVPQRILRIMCRLEELGLAGRCLTLTPRPATEAELLTCHSAEYVGHLRATEKMKTRELHRESSNFDSIYICPSTFACAQLATGAACRLVEAVLSGEVLNGAAVVRPPGHHAEQDAACGFCFFNSVAVAARHAQTISGHALRILIVDWDVHHGNGTQHMFEDDPSVLYVSLHRYDHGTFFPMGDEGASSQIGRAAGTGFTVNVAWNGPRMGDADYLAAWHRLVLPIAYEFNPELVLVSAGFDAARGDPLGGCQVSPEGYAHLTHLLMGLASGRIILILEGGYNLTSISESMAACTRSLLGDPPPLLTLPRPPLSGALASITETIQVHRRYWRSLRVMKVEDREGPSSSKLVTKKAPQPAKPRLAERMTTREKKVLEAGMGKVTSASFGEESTPGQTNSETAVVALTQDQPSEAATGGATLAQTISEAAIGGAMLGQTTSEEAVGGATPDQTTSEETVGGAILDQTTSEDAVGGATLGQTTSEEAVGGATLAQTTSEAAMEGATLDQTTSEEAPGGTELIQTPLASSTDHQTPPTSPVQGTTPQISPSTLIGSLRTLELGSESQGASESQAPGEENLLGEAAGGQDMADSMLMQGSRGLTDQAIFYAVTPLPWCPHLVAVCPIPAAGLDVTQPCGDCGTIQENWVCLSCYQVYCGRYINGHMLQHHGNSGHPLVLSYIDLSAWCYYCQAYVHHQALLDVKNIAHQNKFGEDMPHPH from the exons CTTCCCGGAAGGCCCTGAGCGGCTCCATGCCATCAAGGAGCAACTGATCCAGGAGGGCCTCCTAGATCGCTGCGTGTCCTTTCAG GCCCGGTTTGCTGAAAAGGAAGAGCTGATGTTGGTTCACAG CCTAGAATATATTGATCTGATGGAAACAACCCAGTACATGAATGAGGGAGAACTCCGTGTCCTAGCAGACACCTACGACTCAGTTTATCTGCATCCG AACTCATACTCCTGTGCCTGCCTGGCCTCAGGCTCTGTCCTCAGGCTGGTGGATGCGGTCCTGGGGGCTGAGATCCGGAATGGCATGGCCATCATTAG GCCTCCTGGACATCACGCCCAGCACAGTCTTATGGATGGCTATTGCATGTTCAACCACGTGGCTGTGGCAGCCCGCTATGCTCAACAGAAACACCGCATCCGGAG GGTCCTTATCGTAGATTGGGATGTGCACCACGGTCAAGGAACACAGTTCACCTTCGACCAGGACCCCAG TGTCCTCTATTTCTCCATCCACCGCTACGAGCAGGGTAGGTTCTGGCCCCACCTGAAGGCCTCTAACTGGTCCACCACAGGTTTCGGCCAAGGCCAAGGATATACCATCAATGTGCCTTGGAACCAG GTGGGGATGCGGGATGCTGACTACATTGCTGCTTTCCTGCACGTCCTGCTGCCAGTCGCCCTCGAG TTCCAGCCTCAGCTGGTCCTGGTGGCTGCTGGATTTGATGCCCTGCAAGGGGACCCCAAG GGTGAGATGGCCGCCACTCCGGCAGGGTTCGCCCAGCTAACCCACCTGCTCATGGGTCTGGCAGGAGGCAAGCTGATCCTGTCTCTGGAG GGTGGCTACAACCTCCGCGCCCTGGCTGAAGGCGTCAGTGCTTCGCTCCACACCCTTCTGGGAGACCCTTGCCCCATGCTGGAGTCACCTGGTGCCCCCTGCCGGAG TGCCCAGGCTTCAGTTTCCTGTGCTCTGGAAGCCCTTGAGCCCTTCTGGGAGGTTCTTGTGAGATCAA CTGAGACCGTGGAGAGGGACAACATGGAGGAGGACAATGTAGAGGAGAGCGAGGAGGAAGGACCCTGGGAGCCCCCTGTGCTCCCAATCCTGACATGGCCAGTGCTACAGTCTCGCACAGGGCTGGTCTATGACCAAAATATGATGAATCACTGCAACTTGTGGGACAG CCACCACCCTGAGGTACCCCAGCGCATCTTGCGGATCATGTGCCGTCTGGAGGAGCTGGGCCTTGCCGGGCGCTGCCTCACCCTGACACCGCGCCCTGCCACAGAGGCTGAGCTGCTCACCTGTCACAG TGCTGAGTACGTGGGTCATCTCCGGgccacagagaaaatgaaaacccGGGAGCTGCACCGTGAGAGTTCCAACTTTGACTCCATCTATATCTGCCCCAGTACCTTCGCCTGTGCACAGCTTGCCACTGGCGCTGCCTGCCGCCTGGTGGAGGCTGTGCTCTCAGGAGAG GTTCTGAATGGTGCTGCTGTGGTGCGTCCCCCAGGACACCACGCAGAGCAGGATGCAGCTTGCGGTTTTTGCTTTTTCAACTCTGTGGCTGTGGCTGCTCGCCATGCCCAGACTATCAGTGGGCATGCCCTACG GATCCTGATTGTGGATTGGGATGTCCACCACGGTAATGGAACTCAGCACATGTTTGAGGATGACCCCAG TGTGCTATATGTGTCCCTGCACCGCTATGATCATGGCACCTTCTTCCCCATGGGGGATGAGGGTGCCAGCAGCCAGATCGGCCGGGCTGCGGGCACAGGCTTCACCGTCAACGTGGCATGGAACGGGCCCCGCATGGGTGATGCTGACTACCTAGCTGCCTGGCATCGCCTGGTGCTTCCCATTGCCTACGAG tttaACCCAGAACTGGTGCTGGTCTCAGCTGGCTTTGATGCTGCACGGGGGGATCCGCTGGGGGGCTGCCAGGTGTCACCTGAGGGTTATGCCCACCTCACCCACCTGCTGATGGGCCTTGCCAGTGGCCGCATTATCCTTATCCTAGAG GGTGGCTATAACCTGACATCCATCTCAGAGTCCATGGCTGCCTGCACTCGCTCCCTCCTTGGAGACCCACCACCCCTGCTGACCCTGCCACGGCCCCCACTATCAGGGGCCCTGGCCTCAATCACTGAGACCATCCAAGTCCATCGCAGATACTGGCGCAGCTTACGGGTCATGA AGGTAGAAGACAGAGAAGGACCCTCCAGTTCTAAGTTGGTCACCAAGAAGGCACCCCAACCAGCCAAACCTAGGTTAGCTGAGCGGATGACCACACGAGAAAAGAAGGTTCTGGAAGCAGGCATGGGGAAAGTCACCTCGGCATCATTTGGGGAAGAGTCCACTCCAGGCCAGACTAACTCAGAGACAGCTGTGGTGGCCCTCACTCAGGACCAGCCCTCAGAGGCAGCCACAGGGGGAGCCACTCTGGCCCAGACCATTTCTGAGGCAGCCATTGGGGGAGCCATGCTGGGCCAGACCACCTCAGAGGAGGCTGTCGGGGGAGCCACTCCGGACCAGACCACCTCAGAGGAGACTGTGGGAGGAGCCATTCTGGACCAGACCACCTCAGAGGATGCTGTTGGGGGAGCCACGCTGGGCCAGACTACCTCAGAGGAGGCTGTAGGAGGAGCTACACTGGCCCAGACCACCTCGGAGGCAGCCATGGAGGGAGCCACACTGGACCAGACTACGTCAGAGGAGGCTCCAGGGGGCACCGAGCTGATCCAAACTCCTCTAGCCTCGAGCACAGACCACCAGACCCCCCCAACCTCACCTGTGCAGGGAACTACACCCCAGATATCTCCCAGTACACTGATTGGGAGTCTCAGGACCTTGGAGCTAGGCAGCGAATCTCAG GGGGCctcagaatctcaggccccaggAGAGGAGAACCTACTAGGAGAGGCAGCTGGAGGTCAGGACATGGCTGATTCGATGCTGATGCAGGGATCTAGGGGCCTCACTGATCAG GCCATATTTTATGCTGTGACACCACTGCCCTGGTGTCCCCATTTGGTGGCAGTATGCCCCATACCTGCAGCAGGCCTAGACGTGACCCAACCTTGTGGGGACTGTGGAACAATCCAAGAGAATTGGGTGTGTCTCTCTTGCTATCAG GTCTACTGTGGTCGTTACATCAATGGCCACATGCTCCAACACCATGGAAATTCTGGACACCCGCTGGTCCTCAGCTACATCGACCTGTCAGCCTGGTGTTACTACTGTCAGGCCTATGTCCACCACCAG GCTCTCCTAGATGTGAAGAACATCGCCCACCAGAACAAGTTTGGGGAGGATATGCCCCACCCACACTAA
- the HDAC6 gene encoding protein deacetylase HDAC6 isoform X2 has product MSGANRGRGQASSTMTSTGQDSTTTRQRRSRQNPQSPPQDSSVTSKRNIKKGAVPRSIPNLAEVKKKGKMKKLGQAMEEDLIVGLQGMDLNLEAEALAGTGLVLDEQLNEFHCLWDDSFPEGPERLHAIKEQLIQEGLLDRCVSFQARFAEKEELMLVHSLEYIDLMETTQYMNEGELRVLADTYDSVYLHPNSYSCACLASGSVLRLVDAVLGAEIRNGMAIIRPPGHHAQHSLMDGYCMFNHVAVAARYAQQKHRIRRVLIVDWDVHHGQGTQFTFDQDPSVLYFSIHRYEQGRFWPHLKASNWSTTGFGQGQGYTINVPWNQVGMRDADYIAAFLHVLLPVALEFQPQLVLVAAGFDALQGDPKGEMAATPAGFAQLTHLLMGLAGGKLILSLEGGYNLRALAEGVSASLHTLLGDPCPMLESPGAPCRSAQASVSCALEALEPFWEVLVRSTETVERDNMEEDNVEESEEEGPWEPPVLPILTWPVLQSRTGLVYDQNMMNHCNLWDSHHPEVPQRILRIMCRLEELGLAGRCLTLTPRPATEAELLTCHSAEYVGHLRATEKMKTRELHRESSNFDSIYICPSTFACAQLATGAACRLVEAVLSGEVLNGAAVVRPPGHHAEQDAACGFCFFNSVAVAARHAQTISGHALRILIVDWDVHHGNGTQHMFEDDPSVLYVSLHRYDHGTFFPMGDEGASSQIGRAAGTGFTVNVAWNGPRMGDADYLAAWHRLVLPIAYEFNPELVLVSAGFDAARGDPLGGCQVSPEGYAHLTHLLMGLASGRIILILEGGYNLTSISESMAACTRSLLGDPPPLLTLPRPPLSGALASITETIQVHRRYWRSLRVMKVEDREGPSSSKLVTKKAPQPAKPRLAERMTTREKKVLEAGMGKVTSASFGEESTPGQTNSETAVVALTQDQPSEAATGGATLAQTISEAAIGGAMLGQTTSEEAVGGATPDQTTSEETVGGAILDQTTSEDAVGGATLGQTTSEEAVGGATLAQTTSEAAMEGATLDQTTSEEAPGGTELIQTPLASSTDHQTPPTSPVQGTTPQISPSTLIGSLRTLELGSESQGASESQAPGEENLLGEAAGGQDMADSMLMQGSRGLTDQAIFYAVTPLPWCPHLVAVCPIPAAGLDVTQPCGDCGTIQENWVCLSCYQVYCGRYINGHMLQHHGNSGHPLVLSYIDLSAWCYYCQAYVHHQALLDVKNIAHQNKFGEDMPHPH; this is encoded by the exons CTTCCCGGAAGGCCCTGAGCGGCTCCATGCCATCAAGGAGCAACTGATCCAGGAGGGCCTCCTAGATCGCTGCGTGTCCTTTCAG GCCCGGTTTGCTGAAAAGGAAGAGCTGATGTTGGTTCACAG CCTAGAATATATTGATCTGATGGAAACAACCCAGTACATGAATGAGGGAGAACTCCGTGTCCTAGCAGACACCTACGACTCAGTTTATCTGCATCCG AACTCATACTCCTGTGCCTGCCTGGCCTCAGGCTCTGTCCTCAGGCTGGTGGATGCGGTCCTGGGGGCTGAGATCCGGAATGGCATGGCCATCATTAG GCCTCCTGGACATCACGCCCAGCACAGTCTTATGGATGGCTATTGCATGTTCAACCACGTGGCTGTGGCAGCCCGCTATGCTCAACAGAAACACCGCATCCGGAG GGTCCTTATCGTAGATTGGGATGTGCACCACGGTCAAGGAACACAGTTCACCTTCGACCAGGACCCCAG TGTCCTCTATTTCTCCATCCACCGCTACGAGCAGGGTAGGTTCTGGCCCCACCTGAAGGCCTCTAACTGGTCCACCACAGGTTTCGGCCAAGGCCAAGGATATACCATCAATGTGCCTTGGAACCAG GTGGGGATGCGGGATGCTGACTACATTGCTGCTTTCCTGCACGTCCTGCTGCCAGTCGCCCTCGAG TTCCAGCCTCAGCTGGTCCTGGTGGCTGCTGGATTTGATGCCCTGCAAGGGGACCCCAAG GGTGAGATGGCCGCCACTCCGGCAGGGTTCGCCCAGCTAACCCACCTGCTCATGGGTCTGGCAGGAGGCAAGCTGATCCTGTCTCTGGAG GGTGGCTACAACCTCCGCGCCCTGGCTGAAGGCGTCAGTGCTTCGCTCCACACCCTTCTGGGAGACCCTTGCCCCATGCTGGAGTCACCTGGTGCCCCCTGCCGGAG TGCCCAGGCTTCAGTTTCCTGTGCTCTGGAAGCCCTTGAGCCCTTCTGGGAGGTTCTTGTGAGATCAA CTGAGACCGTGGAGAGGGACAACATGGAGGAGGACAATGTAGAGGAGAGCGAGGAGGAAGGACCCTGGGAGCCCCCTGTGCTCCCAATCCTGACATGGCCAGTGCTACAGTCTCGCACAGGGCTGGTCTATGACCAAAATATGATGAATCACTGCAACTTGTGGGACAG CCACCACCCTGAGGTACCCCAGCGCATCTTGCGGATCATGTGCCGTCTGGAGGAGCTGGGCCTTGCCGGGCGCTGCCTCACCCTGACACCGCGCCCTGCCACAGAGGCTGAGCTGCTCACCTGTCACAG TGCTGAGTACGTGGGTCATCTCCGGgccacagagaaaatgaaaacccGGGAGCTGCACCGTGAGAGTTCCAACTTTGACTCCATCTATATCTGCCCCAGTACCTTCGCCTGTGCACAGCTTGCCACTGGCGCTGCCTGCCGCCTGGTGGAGGCTGTGCTCTCAGGAGAG GTTCTGAATGGTGCTGCTGTGGTGCGTCCCCCAGGACACCACGCAGAGCAGGATGCAGCTTGCGGTTTTTGCTTTTTCAACTCTGTGGCTGTGGCTGCTCGCCATGCCCAGACTATCAGTGGGCATGCCCTACG GATCCTGATTGTGGATTGGGATGTCCACCACGGTAATGGAACTCAGCACATGTTTGAGGATGACCCCAG TGTGCTATATGTGTCCCTGCACCGCTATGATCATGGCACCTTCTTCCCCATGGGGGATGAGGGTGCCAGCAGCCAGATCGGCCGGGCTGCGGGCACAGGCTTCACCGTCAACGTGGCATGGAACGGGCCCCGCATGGGTGATGCTGACTACCTAGCTGCCTGGCATCGCCTGGTGCTTCCCATTGCCTACGAG tttaACCCAGAACTGGTGCTGGTCTCAGCTGGCTTTGATGCTGCACGGGGGGATCCGCTGGGGGGCTGCCAGGTGTCACCTGAGGGTTATGCCCACCTCACCCACCTGCTGATGGGCCTTGCCAGTGGCCGCATTATCCTTATCCTAGAG GGTGGCTATAACCTGACATCCATCTCAGAGTCCATGGCTGCCTGCACTCGCTCCCTCCTTGGAGACCCACCACCCCTGCTGACCCTGCCACGGCCCCCACTATCAGGGGCCCTGGCCTCAATCACTGAGACCATCCAAGTCCATCGCAGATACTGGCGCAGCTTACGGGTCATGA AGGTAGAAGACAGAGAAGGACCCTCCAGTTCTAAGTTGGTCACCAAGAAGGCACCCCAACCAGCCAAACCTAGGTTAGCTGAGCGGATGACCACACGAGAAAAGAAGGTTCTGGAAGCAGGCATGGGGAAAGTCACCTCGGCATCATTTGGGGAAGAGTCCACTCCAGGCCAGACTAACTCAGAGACAGCTGTGGTGGCCCTCACTCAGGACCAGCCCTCAGAGGCAGCCACAGGGGGAGCCACTCTGGCCCAGACCATTTCTGAGGCAGCCATTGGGGGAGCCATGCTGGGCCAGACCACCTCAGAGGAGGCTGTCGGGGGAGCCACTCCGGACCAGACCACCTCAGAGGAGACTGTGGGAGGAGCCATTCTGGACCAGACCACCTCAGAGGATGCTGTTGGGGGAGCCACGCTGGGCCAGACTACCTCAGAGGAGGCTGTAGGAGGAGCTACACTGGCCCAGACCACCTCGGAGGCAGCCATGGAGGGAGCCACACTGGACCAGACTACGTCAGAGGAGGCTCCAGGGGGCACCGAGCTGATCCAAACTCCTCTAGCCTCGAGCACAGACCACCAGACCCCCCCAACCTCACCTGTGCAGGGAACTACACCCCAGATATCTCCCAGTACACTGATTGGGAGTCTCAGGACCTTGGAGCTAGGCAGCGAATCTCAG GGGGCctcagaatctcaggccccaggAGAGGAGAACCTACTAGGAGAGGCAGCTGGAGGTCAGGACATGGCTGATTCGATGCTGATGCAGGGATCTAGGGGCCTCACTGATCAG GCCATATTTTATGCTGTGACACCACTGCCCTGGTGTCCCCATTTGGTGGCAGTATGCCCCATACCTGCAGCAGGCCTAGACGTGACCCAACCTTGTGGGGACTGTGGAACAATCCAAGAGAATTGGGTGTGTCTCTCTTGCTATCAG GTCTACTGTGGTCGTTACATCAATGGCCACATGCTCCAACACCATGGAAATTCTGGACACCCGCTGGTCCTCAGCTACATCGACCTGTCAGCCTGGTGTTACTACTGTCAGGCCTATGTCCACCACCAG GCTCTCCTAGATGTGAAGAACATCGCCCACCAGAACAAGTTTGGGGAGGATATGCCCCACCCACACTAA
- the ERAS gene encoding GTPase ERas precursor: MELPTKPGTFDLGLATWSPSFQGETHRAQARRRDVGRQLPEYKAVVVGASGVGKSALTIQLNHQCFVEDHDPTIQDSYWKELTLDSGDCILNVLDTAGQAIHRALRDQCLAVCDGVLGVFALDDPSSLIQLQQIWATWGPHPAQPLVLVGNKCDLVTTAGDAHAAAAALAHSWGAHFVETSAKTRQGVEEAFSLLVHEIQRVQEAMAKEPMARSCREKTRHQKATCHCGCSVA; the protein is encoded by the coding sequence ATGGAGCTGCCAACAAAGCCTGGCACCTTCGACCTGGGCCTGGCCACATGGAGCCCTTCCTTCCAGGGGGAAACCCACCGGGCTCAGGCACGCCGCAGGGATGTTGGCAGGCAGCTGCCTGAGTACAaggctgtggtggtgggcgccagtGGCGTGGGCAAGAGTGCGCTGACCATCCAGCTGAACCACCAGTGCTTCGTGGAGGACCACGACCCCACCATCCAGGATTCCTACTGGAAGGAGTTGACCCTGGACAGTGGGGACTGCATTCTGAATGTGCTGGACACAGCAGGGCAGGCCATCCATAGGGCCCTGCGTGACCAGTGCCTGGCTGTCTGTGATGGTGTGCTGGGCGTCTTCGCTCTCGATGACCCCTCGTCTCTGATCCAGCTGCAGCAGATATGGGCCACCTGGGGCCCTCACCCCGCCCAGCCCCTTGTCCTCGTGGGCAACAAGTGTGACCTTGTGACCACTGCTGGAGATGCTCATGCCGCTGCTGCAGCCCTCGCACACAGCTGGGGGGCCCACTTCGTGGAGACCTCGGCCAAAACACGGCAAGGCGTGGAGGAGGCCTTTTCCCTGCTGGTCCATGAGATCCAGAGGGTCCAGGAGGCCATGGCGAAGGAGCCCATGGCAAGGTCCTGTAGGGAGAAGACCCGGCACCAGAAGGCCACCTGCCACTGTGGCTGCTCTGTGGCCTGA
- the PCSK1N gene encoding proSAAS preproprotein has protein sequence MAGSPLLWGPRAGGVGLLVLLLLGLFRPPPALCARPVKEPRGLSAASPPLAETGAPRRFRRSVPRGEAAGAVQELARALAHLLEAERQERARAEAQEAEDQQARVLAQLLRVWGAPRNSDPALGLDDDPDAPAAQLARALLRARLDPAALAAQLVPAPVPAAALRPRPPVYDDGPAGPDAEEAGDETPDVDPELLRYLLGRILAGSADSEGVAAPRRLRRAADHDVGSELPPEGVLGALLRVKRLETPAPQVPARRLLPP, from the exons ATGGCGGGGTCGCCGCTGCTCTGGGGGCCGCGGGCCGGGGGCGTCGGCCTtttggtgctgctgctgctcggCCTGTTTCGGCCGCCCCCCGCGCTCTGCGCGCGGCCGGTAAAG GAGCCCCGCGGCCTAAGCGCAGCGTCTCCGCCCTTGGCTGAGACTGGCGCTCCTCGCCGCTTCCGGCGGTCAGTGCCCCGAGGTGAGGCGGCGGGGGCGGTGCAGGAGCTGGCGCGGGCGCTGGCGCATCTGCTGGAGGCCGAACGTCAGGAGCGGGCGCGGGCCGAGgcgcaggaggctgaggatcagCAGGCGCGCGTCCTGGCGCAGCTGCTGCGCGTCTGGGGCGCCCCCCGCAACTCTGATCCGGCTCTGGGCCTGGACGACGACCCCGACGCGCCTGCAGCGCAGCTCGCTCGCGCTCTGCTCCGCGCCCGCCTTGACCCTGCCGCCCTAGCAGCCCAGCTTGTCCCCGCGCCCGTCCCCGCCGCGGCGCTCCGACCCCGGCCCCCGGTCTACGACGACGGCCCCGCGGGCCCGGATGCTGAGGAGGCAGGCGACGAGACACCCGACGTGGACCCCGAGCTGTTGAG GTACTTGCTGGGACGGATTCTTGCGGGAAGCGCGGACTCCGAGGGGGTGGCAGCCCCGCGCCGCCTCCGCCGTGCCGCCGACCACGATGTGGGCTCTGAGCTGCCCCCTGAGGGCGTGCTGGGGGCGCTGCTGCGTGTGAAACGCCTAGAGACCCCGGCGCCCCAGGTGCCTGCACGCCGCCTCTTGCCACCCTGA